The DNA segment CATTGTAAACTCATTGGACATTCTCTAGTCCAATGTAGAGCTgcaattaagaagaaatcagtagaagaaatagaagataaGATTGAAGTTGAGCAGACTCAGGCGAGCAAACAATCTGAGGAGGAAATGGAGCAAACTAGCAATATGATTTCCAAAAGGAAGGTTAACCAGCCTGACAACAATACACAAGATGAGCTAAACAAGAAAAAATCGAAAGAAAGAGTGAAAAGGAAACAGAGAAGGCAAAGAACTGCCAtttcaaaaaaaatcaagaaGAGGAAAAAACAGGTAAATGAGCATCTACAACATCAAGTTGAGGACATGGCTCTATTCTCCACAACTGAAGATAGAAAATCAAATGACAACTTTGACAAGCCAATAAGGAATGAGGTCCAGTAACAATCGGATGAAGGGATTGGGCAAGCTTCAGGAATTGATGCTACAAAGGCATCAACTGTTAAGTTTAATCCTGAAATGGGATCAATATTGAGAAAGACAACCTCTTTAAGGGAACCATCAACCTTGGCACCAATGTCCAGGGACCTCAATCCAAGAGGTTGATGATTACATGCCAGGAATCAAATGATCAACAAGTTGTTTGTGATCCTAAAGGATCGTCAATCAATATCCATAATTCCTTTCAGATTTTGGAGGAAGAACAAGAAGAACAGAACCAAGGCTCTAAGAGTGACACTAATCAGAAACAGTCTCAAGTTCTAGAGATTAACTCTGAAGGGATCAAGAAAGACATCATCACTAATACTCATGTACATCAAATCAACAAAGGAGGAGATCAAGAAACACAACAATCTAACAGCTTAAAAGAAGATGATGCTACAAATGAGCAATCATTCAATGCTTTCTCTTCACCTCTAGATCTGAATTTACATGATGTTGTCATCCAACAGGTTCAGGAAGTGATAGAAAAGGAAGATTTGCCTCCAAGAGGAGCTAAAATTTCAAACAAAAGCACCAAGAAATCTACTACTGCACCTAATACTAGAGGCAGAGGTAGAGGAACCAAAAATAATCTCTAATCCAGTTTTGCATGATTAATACAATCATTTGGAATATCAAGGGTGTTAATTCTAAGGGATCTTGCCAAAGATTTAAAAAGATTATCAAAAGGCACAAGGTTACCTTTATTGCTCTTCAGGAACCTTTTGTAGACAAAACAAAGTTGAACCACTACAGAAGAAAATTTAGCTTTCCAAATGCGATTGCAAATAGTAATGGGAAGATCTGGATTTTCTGGAATAATGATTATACCTGCAAAGTCATTAGCAACAAAAAACAACAGATTACTATGGAAGTCAATCATAGTATAATGCAGACTCCTTTCTGGATTACTGTTGTTTATGCAAAAACCAGTACAAGAAGAGGAAAGAGCCTTTGGAAATCTGTCAACGATATGAGTAATCATATCAATGGACCATGGTCTATTGGAGGTGACTTCAATGTAATTATGGACCCTAATGAGAAGAAAGGTGGCAGAATTCACAGACTTAGTAAAAGCATGGACTTTATCAGATGTATGGAAGATTGTGGTATGGCAGATGCTGGATATACAGGTATCAATTACACTTGGTCTAATGGAAGGAGGAGAGATAATAGGATTCTTTAGAGACTAGATAGCGTCTTCTATAACGATCAATGGTCAGCTCTCTTTCCAGTGGCTACGGTCAGACACTTGCCCAGAACAGGATCTGATCATAATGTGCTGCTCTATAAGTGCTCCAAGTCTGTTTCTTCTCCTATCAAATACTTTAGATTTTTAAATTTCTAGGTGGATCAACctgattttgaacaagttgttaACGAATGCTGGGAAACTCAAATACAAGGTAATGCTATGTATATTCTACATCAGAAACTCAAGAATCTCACGCATTGTCTTAGTAAATGGTCTAAAGAAAGTATTGACAATATTTTCGACAAGGCAGAAGAACTTGAGAAGAAGGTTGAGGATCTAGAGATTAAATATGAACAAGGTGACTGCGACAATAATAGGATCAATCTTAATTTAGCATATGCTCAACAAATTAAGTGGATGAATATTCAAGACTCTTTTCTGAAACAGAAAGCCAACATCAAATGGGAGGAATAAGGGGATAGCAACTCCAAATACTTTCATAGCATCATTAGACAGAAGAGGAAAAGATCTTATCTCCATAGAATTAAAGATGATCATGGTCAATGGATTCAAGGGAACGAGAAAATTGCAGAAGTTGCTATCTCTCACTTTAGCAAGCTGTTTTCACAACCTGACCAGAACAATGACATGGACTTCCTCAAAAGGATTGACAATGTTATCACTTGGGAAGACAATCAAGCTCTTATCCAGCTTCCTTCCGATGAGGATGTGAAAACTGCAGTCTTTGAGCTACATCCTGATAGTGTAGCTGGTCCGGATGGATTCAATGGCAAATTTTTCCAAGTTTGCTGGTATATTATTGCTGAGGATGTGTGTGTGCTATGGTTAAAGACTTCTTTGGTGGTAACACTCTTAACTAAATATTTTACTCATACTTGTCTAGTTCTTATTCCAAAAGTTGAATCTCCTTCTACATTTTCTCAACTTAGACCTATTAGTCTAAGTAATTTTTCCaataaaattatttcaaaaattatCTGCCATAGATTAACAGATTTGCTTCCTAGTATTATTTCTGAAAATCAAACTGGTTTTATCAAAGTAAGACTAATCACTGAAATTGTTCTCTTAACTCAAGAAATTGTCCAGGATATTAAACGCAAAAATAGAGGTGGAAATGTGATCATGAAACTAGATATGGCTATAGCTTATGACAAAGTTTCTTGGTTTTTTCCTACTTCTGTTATGAGGTGTATGGGATTTGCTGAACCTTTCATTGAAATGATTCATAGATTGCTCTCTAATGTTTGGTACTCTGTTCTTATTAATGGCACTAGATTTGGTTTTTCCCCCCTCTTCTAGAGGTCTTAAACAGGGAGACCCCCTTTCCCCTAGCCTATTTGTTATTGCAGCTGAGGCCCTGTCCAAAGCCCTTAATCAACTCCATAATAAGGGTAAGTATATTGGATATTCTATGAATAACAGAGGTCCAAGAATGAATCATCTGGCCTATGCAGACGTCTTAGTTATCTTCACTTCTGGAGATAAATACTCCATAAAGCAGGTAATGAAAACTTTAAGAAGATATGAGGAATCTTCAGGATAGGAGATCAATAAGGATAAAAGATTTTACTTGGCATCCAAGTATATTCGTGATATTAGACATAATATGATTCAGAGGCTCACTGGTTATCGATATCAATCATTCCCTTTCAAGTATTTGGGTTGTCCAATCTATTCTTGAAGAAAGAAAATTTGCTATTATACAGATATTGTCGGGAATGTTATGAATAAGATAGGAGGTTGGCAAGGTCATGTACTATCCCCTGGTGGAAGAGCTATTCTCATTAAACATGTGCTTCAATCTCAAACTCTTCATATTCTTGCAGTTGTTACCCCTCCCAAGACAATTCTCAAACAATTGGAGAGTTACTTCTCCAATTTCTTTTGGGGCAAATCTGAAAACAAGAACAAATACTACTGGAGCTCTTGGAAGAATCTTTGTTATCCTACTGATGAAGGTGGTGTGGGTTTTAAAAGTCTAACTAACTTATGTAAGACTTTTTCTGCCAAAAGATGGTGGAGGTTCAGAGTTGCAAACAACCTTAGGGCCAAATTCATGAGAGCTAAAAATTCCCCGAGAAGCCACCCTGTTGCAAAGGCCTTGGAACCTAAACATTCTGCTGCATGGAAGGAAATGATACAAATCAGAAAAGATTTTAACCTTCAATGATGGTGATAGCTCCTTTTGGTGGGATAATTGGACAGGACCACTTGGTGCTTATGTCAATGGTAACAGAAAACCTGGAAATGTGAGGATCAGGGATTGTATCAAGGATGAGACATGGGATGTAAATACTATATCTAGGCTGGTTCCTAATAATATGTTGAATCATATTATTCATATCCCTATTGGCAATAGACAGATTAATGACACCCCTGTTTGGACTGAGACTTCTAATAGGTCCTTTACTTGTTCCTCTGCTTTTAACTGCATTAGGAAAAGAAGGGATATGGATAATATTTGGAAAGATGTGTGGAAGAAGAATGTCCAATTTAAAATGTCTTTCTTTCTTTGGAGAGCTATTAAGGGTAAACTACCTGTGGATGAAACCTTAAAGAGATTTGGTCATAATATAATTTCCAGATGTTCTTGTTGCCTACATCCCAAGAAAGAAACTATATCTCATATTCTCTTTAATAGTGATAGTGCTTTTCTAACTTGGAATTTCTTTGCAGATCCTCTTGGAATTAAAGTAGGATGCCAATCAATTGCATATTACTTTAAAAGAATGGAGGAACCTCAGAATAAGAATGATGTCCAAAGAGACCTATGTCGAGTAGTTCCTATCTTTATCTGTTGGGATCTATGGAAACATAGATGCTCTATCAGGTATGGAAACATAAATCCTACGATTGCAAAGCTAAGACAGTCTATTTTGTTTCGTGTGAAGGTATACATGAAGAAGAGAGGAGCTATTGTGGACATGAAATGGCAATGGCATCAAATTTGCACTTACATGGAAGACTATAGACCAAGAATCACGAGCACTCCAGTTATATAGAATAAACCTCCAGAAGGTTTGGTAAAAATAAACACTGATGGAAGCAGTAATATTACAAAGAGAACTGCAGGAATTGGAGGGGTGGTTAGGAACAGAAATGGAGATTTGATCATGGCATTTGCCAAAGCTTTTCATTTCTGCACTAACAACCAAACTGAAGTTCAGGCAGCATTGTATGCTCTTAATTGGTGCAGGCAAAATAATATGACCAATTGCATTTTAGAGATGGATTCCCTTATGACTATCAATATGATGAAGGGAGTTTATAAACCTTTCTGGATACATGACTCAAATAGCACACGATTTGAACATAAAAGTCCAGCATTGCTATAGAGAGGGAAATGAAACCGCTGATGCTTTAGCCAAATTTGGAGCCAACTCGCAAATGTCTATAGAGGCAAGAATTTTCTCTCAGGTGTGTGAATTAGTAGCTGAAGCAAGGGGAGCTTACTGTATGGATAGAGCACAATTCCCATGTTTTAGAATTAGACTTAGGAGGTACGGTACAAACTCTCATGGTGATTATGTACTATGCAATTAGCCCcgtatttttatatattttctatCATTGTGGAACGGGAAATAACCCCTCACAAATTCTCGGTAATCACCACTCATGTACCCCTCCTCATAGGAGCTTTTGTGTAATTAGTAGATCTCTAAATAGGCCTAATTCGGACTATGATCCAAAGGAGATAAGGCACTATGTCACTCTCCTCCATGTATTCACTTTTTGACTTTTGGTAATACACAGGTAAAGGGTCATGCCTCAACCCCTCTATGGTgacattcaaaaaaaaaaaacctgaaTAAAAGAGTAGAATCGAACCATAACCTTCACTTCAGAGCAAAAGCAGCTGCCTCAATTCATGTATTATTGCTATCTTCTTTTCCATACACTGCCATCTTATACGACTTTCTCTTATGAAGAAAAGATTTCTTCAAAAAATTATGTCCATATTAAACAAAAGTCAGAGGAAAAAagtaaaacaaataaataaataaataaaaagaaccCCAAGAAAAGATGCTTCAACAAAGTTGCAATTCATCTAGGAATTGTTTTGGATTTATTTGGGAATTTCAATTGTAGCTTTATATGATAAGTAGCTTCCAAATTATCAGAATGTTCCCTTTCTGTTTGTGCAAAAACAGCTAGGCCACGAGCAAAGGCAAAATAGCCAGTACCACCAACAACAGTCAACTCTTCCTTATTATCATTTGTCAAACTCTTAGCTTCAACACTTAGACTTCCACTGAATTCATTGTTATTAAACGTAAGATAAATAATATTAAACGCTGAATTCGCGAAATCTTGAATTGGGATGATAAAACCTTGCGCTTTTCCAACTACTCGAGAGGTGTTTTCCGGCCCCTCAGTGAGAAGGCGATGGAAAATCAAAGCGCCAACGTCTGTTGGGGCTTTTTTAGGGGAGAAATTGGAAGTCAAGACTTGAGGTTGTTGAATATAAAGAGATAAATCAACCCAAGGAgaattttttgatttattttcgtGGGGTACTGGTGAGAATATTGCAATGAGAATGACTGAAAGTGTAGCTAGAAGAACTGCAGTGCAAAAAATTATTCTTCCTATCATGATTATATCAAATGGTTAGAATGAATGGTGAGATTGTAGTCTATAAAAGAAATGAAGTTGATTTGAGGAATAGGACTTTGATGTATATGATTATTTTGGAGAGGTTGCTTTTAATGCAGTTTCATTTTAGGGGGTTTTGTTAAACTTCTATTAAAGGTTTTGGTTACTTAACCCACCATTTATTTTTTCACCTAAACCATATTGAATATATGAGGTTCTTGTGCATAATGGAATTTACAGCTAGAAAATTAATCATGTCTTGCTTGTTAAATGGAAGCCTGtggtttttaatttttcacttaaacactttcttttcacattgtTAGCATCATAATTAGGATTACATGGATCGAGTTGGTTCAGTTTTTATTAtaatcaaaccaaatcaattatatcggtttggattggttcggttttgtcgtctttttcgaaattttttttacttaaatttatttcaatcttactttgttaaatttttgataagtaaatatataaaataaaaaaagggcatcccggtgcactaagctcccgctatatgCGGGATCCGgaaaagggccggaccacaagggtctatcgtatgcagccttaccctgcatttttgcaaaaggctgtttccacggctcgaacctgtaacctcctggtcacatatattgataagtaaatatatgtttagtaaaaatttaaaaaattgacaaacatattatCTATTAAAGTATTCTTATGAGAGAATTTACTTAGTAACACGTGATAGTTACTTTTTTAGTCGTctgacaataatttttcgttgatGTACACTTTCATTGTTAATCGAATTTAGTaattaaatataaaaatcaatatgatacctaaataataatatccacttcaaattcgaaaaagatataagaatttaatagatcttgacatatgaatatCGAAGAACACAGTGATTGGCGCATTTCAATAACACCtgataagaaagtgatcatacaacTCATTATTTAAGGTTAATAAATATGGAGCACTTCATATTCTATTAAATATTACGTCACGTAAGAGAATTTCAaatatttttaggcattttaaaagaaaattttatataaaatcttaaaattatatataaaaatcATATATTAATATGTTGCTTTGGTTCGAATTTTTGTACTAAATACCAAACTAAATCTAATCAGATTTTTTTAACCGATTTGGTGCGTTTTTCCAGTTGgctttgtacacccctaatgaTAATAATGAAGGTGTGATACTATAATTCAAATTATGTCCTTTTGATCATCAAGCTATCAATTGTTATGGTAAAGTATCATTTGGACAGAGGCGGAGCTTTGAATTGAGTTTATAAATTCTAAATTGCAGAAAAGACAGCTTATTGGGTTATggttaaattattattattattattattattattattattattattattattattattattattattttttaataaaaatatagaatcTGAACCAAAGCTATATCTTGCCGAGCTCGTAAGTTGTACTCTAGCTCCACTCCAAGTAAAAGATCCAAAAGCCAAACTTAGTCACAACCTAATAATCAAAAACAAATTTTTAGAAGATGAAATATGGGTTGCATCATGATTCAACCAAGTAGGTGTAGTGGGTATAGCATGAGCAAATATAACATTGATTAGCATTCTACATGCATATGGGGGCAACTTCTTAATTACAAAAGAACAACTCACACAAATTTACCATTATTTATTCATCTTTGAAAGCATGCATGATTCATTTCGTCCATTGTGTCACATGAGTGCGTCTAAGACTGTTGCACATGTAATCAAGTGAAGGTGATGacattttatttcattttcttcATAGGACCAAGTCACTTTCTTGGTCCCTGTGAGAGAAGAAATTGTACAtagtaacaaaagaaaaaagacacTATGATTTTCTCCCTCGTGAAACTCTATTTTCAACTAGCAATTACAATGCGACACATCACAGAATTTAAAATTGACATATGATAACTATGGTTGCAACCAAGCTCCATgtggagtatatatatatatatatatatatatatatatatatatatatatcgaaatAAAGAGAAGATTTCCTAACAATCTCGTAGCATTTCAAAAATGAGTAcaaacgtcttcgtaccgatccgtaAGATTTTACTAGATGTGCTCATGACTAAAGTAAGTCATTTTGTTCACTGAGTTTTTGGACAGAAGGTATACCTGGGGACGGGGTTAAACCCCAAACTCATAAGTAAAATTATTGAATATCTTTAAAGCTAACGTAGATTGTGATCATGATAGATCTTAGGCTATTATATGTCTTGTTTTGCTATCATGCTTCTTTGATATCATGTTTTCTTCACTTGTATGACTACGTGAGCTATtattcatgctagaaatcatgtctaggcTATATACTTACCCGTTGAGATAAGTTCTAAACGTTAAAACGAATCTAATCCAAGTCCCGGAACAATCCGAACCTGATATAGTCAACCCATgatcaaacctatgaactttctaaactttcaaattgtcaactttcgacatttcttTCCTTTCCTAAATCGACCCATAGTAGGTAGTGATAGGAGAGATTCATTATGGCGGGATGGACCATTCTCGAATGCTTTCAGTAAAATTTTCAGTAAATAATCTTAAGCTTAATGAAATAGACACATATgtaataaagaagaaaaatactaAACTGTTCACGCTCAGTAATAAAAGACGTTTTTAGGCATCAAGTATTTGCTACTGCATTCAAATCAATATTGGATCACTTAAATTCACGCTGCGTAGTCCTCCTAAGGAGATAAACCGCTCTTTATCaagaaaatttttatttttaaaactcGAATTTGATACCTTTGGTTAAGAGAATTTTAGTCATCGCACCTTTGTGTTTTATGATCGCACCTACTACTCAGTGGTACTATGCTTcattacttaaaattttaaatGGTCCACTACCTACAATTACTCGGATAGTCTATATATACATGTGACTGGTCATTTAGTACATACATTGTTCAACAAAAAAGGAAGGTACCATGAGTACAACAAACTATCTAAAATTGCTACTCCTACTCCAAAATTTATTCTCATTAGCTTGCCTAATAACCAGCCAACCTGCAGCCCCATCAACAACACCAACCACAACACCAGTGCTAGACATTGATGGCCATGAGCTCCAAATTGGCTCAAAATACACAATTTTACCTAGTCAAAATGGAACTGGTGGAGGTGGACTAGCACTAGCAGCTAAAGACAGGCCATGTCCTTTTTATGTCATGCAAGAAAATCTTGAATCCTCTAATGGCCTTCCAACAAGATTCATGACGGTTGACAATAAACAAAATGTCATAAATCTTTCTACTGATTTAAACATTGTGTTTTTTGCTGCCACCATTTGTGTGCAGTCCACGGCGTGGAAGCTCGGTGGCGCGGACGAGATAACCGGCCGGAGGTATGTCATGAGTGGTGGCATGACTGGCCGGCCGGGGCTGGAGACAGTGAGCAATTGGTTTAGAATAGAGAGGATTGCGAATGGGAGTAGTATTAATAATGGGTATTATAAGATTGTGTTCTGTCCTGGGGTTTGTAATAATTGTAAGGTAGTGTGTGGGAATGTTGGTGTTTTTAATGAGAATGGGAAGAGATGGCTTGGGTTGAATGATGAACCACTTGTTGTTAGGTTCAAGAAAGTTCTGAATTAGTATGAAGAATTGAACttatcatttttcttcttcttatttcttttggttatagCTCAAAACAATATGTTGAAATAGTAGATTTAGTAGTCCGCTTTTTGCATGAAATACCTCCTCCTTGAATCTGCAGGTCCATGCTCTAAACAATGTTTAAGCTTTTCATGAAAGGAACTAAGCATACTTAATGAATGTAGTTTACTAGATTTATGGTATCAAATTTTGCTACCTGTTAAAGGAAATTTCTTGTGAGATTGGAGATATCCCAACACTAGAAATCAGTGAAATGCATTCTTTGAACCTTTAGCTGAGATCTCTGCTAGAATAATCCACGGCCAGCAAGAAAGTCTCAGAAACAATAGCCTAGAAGTTCACATCGATCAAACTAGATATTAAGGAATGTTAACAATTTATATTGCGGTTGATTTTAGTTCTTAGTTAGATGATCTTGCTGCTGAAGTTTGTAGCAACAATTAGTACTATGCCTTTTGAATTACTAGTTCTGATTGTGCTCTATCCTTGGAACCGTGGTGGTAGTACGGTAGTGTTTCGCAATAAAACTAGGAGAGTGAGAATTTACCTGTTGAGGCATTATAAAACAGTTGGCTAGGATTGTAAAATAAAACCAGGAGAGTGAGCATTGACCTGTTGAGGCATAGGCCAATGCTAAAATGAGTACGAGCTTTGATGTACAGAAGTTACATTTTAAATCTCATACCTAAAGGTATCGGTTGGCTTTGCCATTGCCAAACTCCCTTTCTCAGTTGATATTCAGTCTTACAGATTCCTTCAACATTTGAGTTGAAACATAGATCACAAATTCTCTTTCAGCTAAACCATTGTTTATCAATACTTTGGGGTACAGGGTGCTGCTGAGTACAAGAATGACTCTAAGCCCTAACTACTTGCTTGTTTCCTGGTAAG comes from the Nicotiana sylvestris chromosome 4, ASM39365v2, whole genome shotgun sequence genome and includes:
- the LOC138889390 gene encoding uncharacterized protein, encoding MITCQESNDQQVVCDPKGSSINIHNSFQILEEEQEEQNQGSKSDTNQKQSQVLEINSEGIKKDIITNTHVHQINKGGDQETQQSNSLKEDDATNEQSFNAFSSPLDLNLHDVVIQQVQEVIEKEDLPPRGAKISNKSTKKSTTAPNTRGRDKTKLNHYRRKFSFPNAIANSNGKIWIFWNNDYTCKVISNKKQQITMEVNHSIMQTPFWITVVYAKTSTRRGKSLWKSVNDMSNHINGPWSIGGDFNVIMDPNEKKGGRIHRLSKSMDFIRCMEDCGMADAGYTVATVDQPDFEQVVNECWETQIQGNAMYILHQKLKNLTHCLSKWSKESIDNIFDKAEELEKKVEDLEIKYEQGNEKIAEVAISHFSKLFSQPDQNNDMDFLKRIDNVITWEDNQALIQLPSDEDVKTAVFELHPDSVAGPDGFNGKFFQVCWYIIAEDVCVLWLKTSLVVTLLTKYFTHTCLVLIPKVESPSTFSQLRPISLSNFSNKIISKIICHRLTDLLPSIISENQTGFIKVRLITEIVLLTQEIVQDIKRKNRGGNVIMKLDMAIAYDKVSWFFPTSVMRCMGFAEPFIEMIHRLLSNVWYSVLINGTRFDIVGNVMNKIGGWQGHVLSPGGRAILIKHVLQSQTLHILAVVTPPKTILKQLESYFSNFFWGKSENKNKYYWSSWKNLCYPTDEGGVGPLGAYVNGNRKPGNVRIRDCIKDETWDVNTISRLVPNNMLNHIIHIPIGNRQINDTPVWTETSNRSFTCSSAFNCIRKRRDMDNIWKDVWKKNVQFKMSFFLWRAIKGKLPVDETLKRFGHNIISRCSCCLHPKKETISHILFNSDSAFLTWNFFADPLGIKVGCQSIAYYFKRMEEPQNKNDVQRDLCRVVPIFICWDLWKHRCSIRYGNINPTIAKLRQSILFRVKVYMKKRGAIVDMKWQWHQICTYMEDYRPRITSTPVI
- the LOC104211554 gene encoding dirigent protein 11, encoding MIGRIIFCTAVLLATLSVILIAIFSPVPHENKSKNSPWVDLSLYIQQPQVLTSNFSPKKAPTDVGALIFHRLLTEGPENTSRVVGKAQGFIIPIQDFANSAFNIIYLTFNNNEFSGSLSVEAKSLTNDNKEELTVVGGTGYFAFARGLAVFAQTEREHSDNLEATYHIKLQLKFPNKSKTIPR
- the LOC104211564 gene encoding kunitz trypsin inhibitor 5-like: MSTTNYLKLLLLLQNLFSLACLITSQPAAPSTTPTTTPVLDIDGHELQIGSKYTILPSQNGTGGGGLALAAKDRPCPFYVMQENLESSNGLPTRFMTVDNKQNVINLSTDLNIVFFAATICVQSTAWKLGGADEITGRRYVMSGGMTGRPGLETVSNWFRIERIANGSSINNGYYKIVFCPGVCNNCKVVCGNVGVFNENGKRWLGLNDEPLVVRFKKVLN